Proteins encoded in a region of the Flavobacterium sp. MDT1-60 genome:
- a CDS encoding TonB-dependent receptor yields MIMRISLFHIFLLTCGTHMVFATEMSGQNLESISVDIELHNQDIKTLFKSIESKTGLLFAYQPQIIKDFPKVTTPRGRRSVSDILDIVFQGSNLVYKQVDKSVVIYKKEMAKTDVNASKKENSDDASYMLNGKVLDENGGPLPGVSILLVGGNKQGVSDFDGQFYIELPSGKHVLKISYLGYKTQEITVENQTSVTIKMQPDLAKLDEIVIIGYGTTTKRTSTGSVVKITSEDIEKQPITNILQTLQGRAPGVFVTQTSGYAGSDMNISIRGRNFIAGNNLPLYIVDGVPYIGDDIKEQVQDQSVIRGAQKSTSPLNIINPNDIESIEILKDADATAIYGSRGANGVVLISTKKGKAGKTEFTITTNSGVSEVAHMVKTLGTPAYLNMLQTALDNNGDVADVDSNGIAITDWDPNAQTNWQKKLIGGTANFNNYSASLKGGNETTNFLLSGAYHKETTVVPGDFSYDKFSTNFNINHSTLDKKLKVGASVIFATDNNKLPFFDITTYAVGTAPNRPLYNADGSYYWSPDYFSDINPLAALDKRVEDKGLNLITSLSLQYEIAKGFSFKTDLGYGRAQMQTKQFMPASATNHVYAEANGNDSNFQRSYTVSTNNTNNFTIEPQLNYTTELWKGNLTALVGGSWQNRKSEMPSYVSSSGYSSDNLIGNLGTAENVTANNGSVEYKYISLFSRLNYNIANKYIVNVNFRRDGSSRFGANNRFGNFGSVGGAWVFTQENFLKGLKVLSFGKLRSSYGEIGSDEIGDYQYAETFDTRTYGNGNASMAAARIANPNIKWGLTKKFEAALDLGFFNDRISFTAAYYKNTSSNQLVNYTLSAQAGFTTYTANLPAEVENKGWEFTLGTTNIHTKNLNWSTSFNISTNSNKLVSFPGIEFTSYYSQYVVGRPLGGRYLYNYTGVNAAGIAQFEDLNGDGRISTGYAQTGRGDRRYYGPSYPQYYGGISNTISYKAFTLDFLFQFVKQDGTTLMTATGAQPGYPYSTANFQVDEYNDYIAQGNVLSSGFQNSFFNYLGSTASVVDASYIKLKNVSASYQIPLDEATKKYLQSLRISLQGQNLVTFTKYKGLDPETQGLALPPLRTITLGTQFTF; encoded by the coding sequence ATGATCATGCGAATCAGTTTATTCCACATTTTCTTATTAACGTGCGGTACGCATATGGTCTTTGCAACCGAAATGAGCGGTCAAAATTTAGAATCCATATCAGTAGATATTGAACTTCATAATCAGGACATTAAAACCCTGTTTAAAAGTATTGAAAGCAAAACTGGTTTGCTATTTGCTTATCAGCCACAGATCATAAAAGATTTTCCAAAAGTTACCACACCAAGAGGACGAAGAAGTGTAAGTGATATTTTGGATATCGTATTTCAGGGCAGCAATTTAGTTTACAAACAAGTAGATAAAAGTGTCGTGATTTACAAAAAGGAAATGGCAAAAACTGATGTAAATGCCTCAAAAAAAGAAAATTCTGATGATGCCAGTTATATGCTCAACGGAAAAGTTCTGGATGAAAACGGGGGGCCGTTGCCTGGTGTAAGTATATTACTTGTAGGAGGTAATAAACAAGGCGTATCTGATTTTGACGGACAATTTTATATTGAATTACCATCGGGAAAACACGTGTTGAAAATATCTTATTTAGGATACAAAACACAAGAAATTACGGTAGAAAACCAAACTTCGGTTACCATCAAAATGCAGCCCGATTTGGCTAAATTGGATGAAATCGTAATTATTGGTTACGGAACAACAACCAAAAGAACTTCAACGGGATCTGTAGTGAAGATTACTTCTGAAGATATTGAAAAACAACCAATAACCAATATTCTACAGACACTGCAGGGAAGAGCTCCGGGTGTTTTTGTAACACAGACTTCCGGTTATGCAGGAAGTGATATGAACATCAGTATTCGCGGTCGAAATTTTATTGCCGGAAATAATTTACCTCTTTATATTGTAGATGGTGTTCCTTACATTGGAGATGATATTAAAGAACAGGTACAGGATCAAAGTGTTATTAGAGGCGCTCAAAAATCAACAAGTCCGTTAAACATTATTAATCCAAATGATATCGAAAGTATAGAAATCCTAAAAGATGCAGATGCAACGGCAATTTACGGTTCAAGAGGTGCAAATGGCGTTGTGCTTATTAGTACTAAAAAAGGAAAAGCCGGAAAAACTGAGTTTACTATAACAACTAATTCCGGAGTTTCGGAGGTGGCGCATATGGTGAAAACGTTAGGCACTCCTGCTTACCTAAATATGCTGCAAACTGCTTTAGATAATAATGGTGATGTTGCTGATGTTGATAGTAACGGTATTGCTATTACAGACTGGGACCCAAATGCGCAAACAAACTGGCAGAAAAAATTAATAGGCGGTACGGCTAATTTCAATAATTATTCGGCTTCATTAAAAGGCGGTAACGAGACAACAAATTTTCTTTTAAGTGGTGCTTATCATAAAGAAACTACAGTTGTGCCGGGAGATTTTAGCTATGATAAATTTTCTACTAACTTTAATATTAATCACAGTACGCTGGATAAAAAATTAAAAGTTGGGGCTTCTGTAATTTTTGCGACAGATAATAATAAACTTCCGTTTTTTGATATCACAACGTATGCAGTGGGTACTGCTCCTAACCGTCCGTTATACAATGCAGATGGAAGCTATTACTGGTCACCGGATTACTTTAGCGATATAAACCCGCTTGCTGCTTTAGATAAAAGAGTAGAAGATAAAGGATTAAATTTAATTACAAGTTTAAGCCTTCAATATGAAATTGCAAAAGGATTTTCTTTTAAAACAGATTTGGGATACGGACGGGCTCAAATGCAAACAAAACAGTTCATGCCAGCATCGGCAACTAATCATGTGTATGCTGAAGCGAATGGAAATGATTCAAACTTTCAAAGGTCGTATACCGTTTCGACCAATAATACCAATAATTTTACTATCGAGCCTCAGCTTAATTATACAACAGAATTATGGAAAGGAAACTTGACTGCGCTTGTTGGAGGTTCATGGCAGAATAGAAAGTCTGAGATGCCTTCTTACGTTAGTTCAAGTGGGTATAGTTCAGATAATTTAATTGGAAACCTTGGAACTGCAGAAAATGTAACGGCTAATAATGGAAGTGTAGAATATAAATACATTTCTCTTTTTAGCAGACTGAACTATAATATTGCCAATAAATACATTGTCAATGTTAACTTTAGAAGAGATGGTTCATCACGTTTTGGAGCGAATAATCGTTTTGGAAATTTTGGTTCTGTGGGTGGTGCCTGGGTCTTTACGCAGGAAAATTTCCTGAAAGGTCTTAAAGTATTAAGTTTTGGAAAACTGCGCTCTAGTTATGGAGAAATAGGAAGTGACGAAATTGGAGACTATCAATATGCTGAAACTTTTGACACTCGTACTTACGGTAACGGAAATGCTTCTATGGCTGCAGCCAGAATTGCAAACCCTAACATCAAATGGGGATTAACAAAGAAATTTGAAGCTGCACTTGATTTAGGTTTTTTTAACGACCGTATATCTTTTACTGCAGCTTATTATAAAAATACTTCGAGTAATCAATTGGTAAACTATACTCTTAGTGCACAGGCAGGTTTTACGACTTATACGGCAAATTTACCAGCCGAAGTTGAAAACAAAGGATGGGAATTTACTCTTGGTACAACAAATATTCATACTAAAAACTTAAATTGGTCGACCTCTTTTAATATCTCAACCAATTCTAATAAATTAGTATCATTTCCTGGTATAGAGTTCACCAGCTATTATTCTCAATATGTTGTTGGAAGACCTTTAGGTGGCAGATATTTATACAATTATACAGGTGTAAATGCTGCTGGTATTGCTCAATTTGAAGATTTAAACGGAGACGGAAGAATCTCTACCGGATATGCTCAGACGGGCAGAGGAGACAGAAGATATTATGGGCCTTCTTATCCTCAATATTACGGTGGTATCTCAAACACTATTAGCTATAAAGCCTTTACGCTAGACTTTTTGTTTCAATTCGTAAAACAAGATGGTACCACTTTAATGACTGCAACTGGCGCACAGCCAGGTTATCCTTACTCAACTGCTAATTTTCAGGTGGATGAATACAACGATTATATAGCACAAGGAAATGTTTTAAGTTCAGGTTTCCAAAATAGTTTCTTTAACTATTTGGGATCAACTGCTTCTGTTGTAGATGCCTCGTATATAAAACTTAAAAATGTAAGTGCCTCGTACCAAATTCCTTTAGATGAGGCAACGAAGAAATATTTGCAAAGCTTACGTATTTCTCTTCAAGGGCAAAACCTCGTAACCTTTACTAAATACAAAGGCCTTGATCCGGAAACGCAGGGATTGGCATTGCCTCCATTGCGTACAATCACTCTAGGAACTCAGTTTACATTTTAA
- a CDS encoding FecR family protein: MEKEEFEKLFDLYLQNKLSDQELEQFMQAVKTDQYDVFIKNEIYTSLKENEVSDFMDEQQGEIILNKILSKPKSESKLISLEPQRRNRKKTLRLLLAAASIALLAAISSTFLFKSNPEVPLQVVEHTAVEESTLIAFSGKQLIHLPDGSTVLLNDNSSLKYSHSFNGKTREVTLTGEAFFDIKRNEKKAFIVHTGKVQTKVLGTAFNINARNSSDDIEVTVARGKVQVGDTDKIYGIITPNQQIKVNKNTLSYHQNNVSAAVVTEWKSNYLILDDINMEEAVALISQKYKVQILLSNDKIKNCRITASFLNEEDLDHVLKVVCSVVETQYQYNKPDIITIDGKGCE, encoded by the coding sequence ATGGAAAAAGAAGAGTTTGAAAAATTATTTGATCTTTACCTGCAAAATAAACTTTCAGATCAGGAACTGGAGCAATTCATGCAAGCTGTAAAAACCGATCAATATGATGTTTTTATAAAAAATGAAATTTATACTTCATTGAAAGAAAATGAAGTTTCAGATTTTATGGACGAGCAGCAGGGAGAAATCATTCTTAATAAAATTTTATCCAAACCAAAAAGCGAATCAAAATTAATTTCGCTTGAACCTCAAAGAAGAAATAGAAAAAAGACCCTTCGCTTACTTTTAGCAGCAGCAAGTATTGCTCTACTAGCAGCGATCAGCAGTACTTTTCTGTTTAAGTCAAATCCTGAAGTTCCTCTTCAGGTTGTAGAACACACTGCAGTAGAAGAAAGCACATTAATTGCTTTTAGCGGGAAACAATTGATACATCTTCCTGACGGAAGTACGGTTTTATTAAACGACAACAGCAGTTTAAAATACAGCCATTCTTTTAACGGTAAAACACGTGAAGTTACATTAACGGGAGAAGCTTTTTTTGATATTAAAAGAAACGAAAAAAAGGCTTTTATCGTCCATACAGGTAAGGTGCAAACTAAAGTTTTAGGTACTGCTTTTAATATTAATGCCCGAAACTCTTCTGATGATATTGAAGTTACGGTAGCGCGTGGTAAGGTTCAGGTTGGAGATACCGATAAAATATACGGTATAATCACACCGAATCAACAAATTAAAGTTAACAAAAATACATTGAGTTATCATCAGAATAATGTTAGCGCCGCGGTTGTAACGGAGTGGAAAAGTAATTATCTGATTCTGGATGATATCAATATGGAGGAAGCAGTTGCTCTAATCTCGCAAAAGTATAAAGTGCAGATTTTGTTATCTAATGACAAAATTAAAAATTGCAGAATTACGGCAAGTTTCCTTAATGAAGAGGATTTAGATCATGTTCTTAAAGTAGTCTGTAGTGTTGTTGAAACACAATATCAATATAACAAACCAGACATTATTACCATTGATGGTAAGGGCTGTGAATAA
- a CDS encoding RNA polymerase sigma factor, translated as MSLNIDFNENELLHELAAGNERAFTILYDQYKNVVYASALKITKSKTLSEEVVQDVFMKIWLRKEELKDITDFESYLFISGRNHIFNMIKKIAREDTFKNNMKHNDFSFNATDSFLKDEQYNVLLNQILLKLPPQQQKIYQMAKVEGLSHQKIAEILDISPLTVKKHMAQALKLIRIQLARHINLIAVSFSYFFTQNL; from the coding sequence ATGTCTTTAAATATTGATTTTAACGAAAATGAACTTCTGCATGAATTAGCAGCTGGCAATGAACGGGCCTTTACCATTTTGTATGACCAGTACAAAAATGTTGTTTACGCATCAGCTTTAAAAATCACCAAATCCAAAACCCTGTCTGAAGAGGTAGTTCAGGATGTATTTATGAAAATTTGGCTCAGAAAAGAAGAACTTAAAGATATAACCGATTTTGAAAGCTATCTCTTTATTTCGGGTAGAAACCATATTTTCAATATGATTAAAAAAATAGCGAGAGAAGATACTTTTAAAAATAACATGAAGCATAATGATTTTTCATTTAACGCAACAGATTCTTTTTTAAAAGACGAGCAGTATAATGTACTTTTAAATCAAATCCTGCTGAAACTTCCTCCACAGCAGCAAAAAATATATCAAATGGCTAAGGTCGAAGGGCTCAGCCACCAAAAAATTGCAGAAATACTTGATATCTCACCTTTAACTGTTAAGAAACATATGGCACAGGCCTTAAAACTAATTCGTATACAGCTTGCTCGTCATATAAATCTTATCGCAGTAAGTTTTAGTTATTTTTTTACTCAAAACTTATAG
- a CDS encoding CAP domain-containing protein — protein sequence MTLKHFIYITFTALLFISCDNDNDTPVVIDTNVTGSVLIEINKLRVMGCKCGADDMPPVPPLVSSSILTQTAINYAHDMNVRDFFSHISPEGTSPIQRTFALGYTGMYVGEVIARNYNTPAEVVIGWKNSEDHCKAIMSITYVEMGAGKSGNIWVANLGK from the coding sequence ATGACCTTAAAGCATTTTATTTACATCACTTTCACCGCCTTATTATTTATCTCATGTGATAACGATAATGATACTCCTGTTGTTATTGATACAAATGTTACAGGCTCTGTTTTGATCGAAATAAACAAACTTAGAGTGATGGGTTGTAAATGTGGTGCCGATGATATGCCTCCTGTACCTCCATTAGTAAGCAGTTCGATATTAACACAAACTGCGATCAATTATGCCCATGATATGAATGTACGAGATTTTTTTTCGCACATATCTCCGGAAGGTACAAGTCCTATACAAAGAACTTTTGCTCTTGGTTATACCGGCATGTACGTAGGCGAAGTAATTGCCCGTAATTATAATACTCCTGCAGAAGTTGTAATAGGATGGAAAAATAGTGAAGACCATTGTAAAGCTATCATGAGCATCACTTATGTTGAGATGGGTGCCGGAAAATCTGGAAATATATGGGTAGCCAATCTAGGAAAGTAA
- a CDS encoding glycosyl hydrolase, translated as MKKSILFVVLSLMFISCETTETNKDSEVKAAWSSSAQYASWSNGGYTVYNNIWGSGAGSQSIWANSYSNWGLWANHPNTAGIKSYPNSSKYIGKVLNTINTLSTSFNATTPSGGAWVSAYDLWDSNKANEIMLWLNYTGNSDGSGNVKPISYNYSSTGAAVPVYTNQSIGGHTWNVFRGNNGSNNVYSFLRTTKTNSGTIDAKAIYNWIKNKGWFGNITVGDIQYGFEISSCYGTNGNGVNYTCNSYSVTSN; from the coding sequence ATGAAAAAATCAATTTTATTTGTAGTATTAAGTCTTATGTTTATAAGTTGTGAAACAACTGAGACAAACAAAGATTCAGAAGTTAAAGCAGCATGGTCATCGTCAGCTCAATATGCCAGCTGGTCCAATGGTGGTTATACCGTTTACAACAACATATGGGGTTCTGGCGCCGGAAGCCAATCTATATGGGCAAATAGCTATAGTAATTGGGGACTTTGGGCAAACCATCCTAATACAGCGGGTATCAAATCATACCCAAATTCATCCAAATACATAGGTAAAGTACTGAATACAATCAATACACTTAGTACTAGTTTTAACGCCACTACACCTAGCGGAGGTGCGTGGGTATCTGCCTATGATCTTTGGGATAGCAATAAAGCTAATGAAATAATGTTGTGGTTGAATTATACAGGAAACTCAGATGGTTCGGGGAATGTAAAACCAATTTCTTATAATTATTCATCAACTGGTGCTGCTGTTCCGGTATATACAAACCAAAGTATTGGTGGTCACACCTGGAACGTATTCCGAGGAAACAATGGTTCTAATAATGTCTACTCCTTTTTACGTACAACAAAAACCAATAGCGGAACTATTGATGCAAAAGCAATTTATAACTGGATAAAAAACAAAGGATGGTTTGGAAATATCACTGTTGGAGATATTCAATATGGGTTTGAAATCTCATCCTGTTACGGTACAAATGGAAATGGGGTAAATTATACCTGTAACAGCTACTCTGTAACCAGCAATTAA
- a CDS encoding ABC transporter ATP-binding protein: MLIAENLTKKYGDHIALNKLNLTIKEGEIFALLGQNGAGKTTTINLFLGFIEPTAGELKINDISVIDNAQETKKYVAYIPETVMLYTNLTGIENLKFFSSLAGFKYSTGELTYFLTKAGLQNAAHDQHLGGYSKGMRQKVGIAIAIAKKAKVLLLDEPTSGLDPKASNEFSQILKELSADGTAILMATHDIFRAREVASHIGIMKQGNLVTVIKADKISANELENLYLQTV, translated from the coding sequence ATGCTTATAGCTGAAAATCTGACCAAAAAATATGGCGATCATATTGCTTTAAACAAATTAAATTTAACCATTAAAGAAGGCGAAATCTTTGCCCTTTTAGGTCAAAATGGCGCAGGAAAAACAACTACTATTAATCTCTTTTTGGGCTTTATAGAGCCAACAGCCGGAGAACTGAAAATCAACGATATCTCGGTTATCGATAACGCTCAGGAAACCAAAAAATATGTTGCTTATATTCCGGAAACTGTAATGTTGTACACAAATTTAACCGGTATAGAGAACTTAAAATTCTTCTCCTCTCTTGCCGGATTTAAATATTCGACCGGAGAATTGACTTACTTCCTTACAAAAGCAGGTTTGCAAAATGCAGCACACGATCAGCACCTGGGAGGTTATTCTAAAGGAATGCGCCAAAAGGTAGGAATTGCCATTGCAATTGCCAAGAAAGCAAAAGTGCTATTATTAGACGAGCCAACAAGCGGTTTGGACCCTAAAGCTTCTAATGAATTCTCTCAGATCCTTAAAGAACTTTCAGCAGACGGAACGGCAATATTAATGGCAACACACGATATTTTCAGAGCCAGAGAAGTGGCTTCTCACATTGGAATCATGAAACAAGGAAATCTTGTAACGGTTATCAAAGCAGATAAAATCTCGGCAAACGAACTGGAGAATTTGTATTTACAAACGGTATAA
- a CDS encoding TonB-dependent siderophore receptor, with translation MKHLYSFIFLIISTQAQSQTINNTHTDSIAQDSVKMSRNELQTVEIVGRSTKKYNSDYSFAATKTAALNKDIPQSISTITKELIADKGAFYLADAVKMASGVIPASYYNQYTIRGISQNEEGQIINGMRTRQYYFLQPLTTNIERVEVIKGPSSATFSSVDPGGSINLVTKKPLAVDRKEVSLSVGSFSTFRGSLDFTGPLNESKTLLYRVNGAYQEAKSFRDLVNNKSFLISPSFSYIPNEKTAINTELILSNMTGILDRGQPIFGAVAGVTSLNKTPISLNLGAPGDFFKSKEMIFTTSFAHKFSSKIGFNAQYMKQSWTENLQEHRTTNGFAVDMNNQPVTSLAMMQFVQRQQYWDINNLSTYFNFDLKTGKLRHKLLTGYDLSSWNKTKGGGQNAARGYLLKDGTIANSFVPANAANYQTTTVEGVVLPKPNVNYFNLNNPTYTITSADDYTLNVRTALPSALTTTNAIYIQDQIQWKKFTFLLGLRNEWFEDITNYESNNELTVKKSALLPRVGVTYAINDKINVYTTYLEGYQPQSNTVTLMPQTGSLPAGSLFDPLESNLKEAGIKATFFNNSMSFNAALYEINQRNILMNANDPANPDLLVTRGAERSRGFECDLAGYITADWQINASYSYIDAEITNDRDASLIGARKQNTPKNSANLWTRYNFNSDSFLKDLGVGFGMQYQSSKVPWFTRAFTLPDFTVFDAAVYYKPNKSNMQIALNAGNLFNKTYWLGAQNYLRLFPGAPRNFNLTITYKF, from the coding sequence ATGAAACATCTATATTCCTTTATATTTTTAATAATTAGTACACAAGCACAATCCCAAACAATTAATAACACACACACAGACAGCATCGCACAGGATTCTGTAAAGATGTCAAGAAATGAATTGCAAACAGTTGAAATTGTAGGCCGTTCGACAAAAAAATACAACAGCGATTATTCGTTTGCTGCCACAAAAACTGCAGCATTAAACAAGGATATTCCACAATCTATATCAACGATTACCAAAGAATTAATTGCTGACAAAGGCGCTTTTTATCTTGCCGATGCCGTGAAGATGGCAAGTGGTGTGATTCCGGCGAGTTATTACAATCAATACACAATTCGTGGAATTAGTCAAAATGAAGAAGGGCAGATCATAAACGGAATGCGAACAAGACAATACTATTTTCTTCAGCCATTGACCACTAATATCGAACGTGTTGAAGTAATTAAAGGTCCGTCGAGCGCCACATTCTCTTCTGTAGATCCTGGCGGAAGCATTAATCTGGTGACCAAAAAACCTTTGGCGGTCGATAGAAAAGAAGTGAGTCTGAGCGTGGGGAGTTTCAGCACTTTCCGCGGAAGCTTAGATTTTACGGGACCTCTTAATGAATCTAAAACCCTTTTGTATCGTGTAAACGGAGCATATCAGGAAGCAAAATCATTTCGTGATTTAGTGAATAATAAGTCATTTTTGATCTCTCCTTCTTTCAGTTATATCCCAAATGAAAAAACGGCTATTAATACTGAGTTGATATTGAGCAATATGACCGGAATTCTGGATCGCGGACAGCCTATTTTTGGAGCTGTTGCAGGAGTAACCAGTTTAAATAAAACACCAATTAGCTTAAATCTGGGAGCTCCAGGTGATTTCTTTAAGTCGAAAGAAATGATTTTCACAACCAGTTTCGCACATAAATTCAGTTCTAAAATTGGTTTTAATGCGCAATATATGAAACAATCCTGGACAGAAAATCTTCAGGAACACAGAACGACAAACGGTTTTGCGGTTGACATGAACAATCAGCCTGTAACTAGTTTAGCAATGATGCAATTTGTGCAACGCCAGCAATATTGGGATATCAACAATTTGAGTACTTATTTTAATTTTGATTTAAAAACCGGAAAGCTCAGGCATAAACTATTAACGGGTTACGATTTAAGCAGTTGGAATAAAACCAAAGGCGGCGGACAAAATGCCGCAAGAGGTTATTTATTAAAAGACGGAACCATAGCCAACTCGTTTGTTCCTGCAAACGCTGCTAATTATCAAACTACAACCGTAGAAGGAGTTGTTCTGCCAAAACCGAATGTCAATTATTTTAATCTAAATAATCCAACTTATACGATAACAAGTGCAGACGATTATACGCTGAATGTGAGAACTGCATTGCCATCAGCATTAACTACTACAAATGCGATTTACATTCAGGATCAGATTCAGTGGAAAAAATTTACTTTTTTACTTGGTTTACGAAACGAATGGTTTGAGGACATTACCAATTATGAATCAAACAATGAACTGACCGTCAAGAAATCGGCTCTATTGCCCCGTGTTGGTGTGACTTACGCGATTAACGATAAAATTAATGTTTATACAACTTATCTTGAAGGGTATCAGCCGCAATCGAATACAGTTACTTTAATGCCACAAACTGGATCTTTACCGGCCGGAAGTTTGTTTGATCCGCTTGAAAGTAATTTGAAAGAAGCAGGAATAAAAGCTACTTTCTTTAATAATTCAATGAGTTTTAATGCAGCGCTTTACGAAATCAATCAGCGCAATATTCTGATGAATGCCAATGATCCTGCAAATCCTGATCTATTGGTTACAAGAGGTGCAGAAAGAAGTCGTGGTTTTGAATGTGATCTGGCAGGTTACATTACAGCCGATTGGCAAATAAACGCATCATACAGTTACATTGATGCTGAAATTACTAATGATCGCGACGCTTCGTTAATTGGTGCAAGAAAACAAAATACGCCAAAAAACAGCGCCAATTTATGGACACGCTACAACTTCAACTCCGATTCGTTTTTAAAAGACCTGGGAGTTGGTTTCGGAATGCAATACCAAAGCAGCAAAGTACCCTGGTTTACAAGAGCTTTTACGCTTCCTGATTTTACTGTTTTTGATGCGGCTGTTTATTACAAACCCAACAAAAGCAACATGCAGATTGCCCTGAATGCAGGTAATTTATTCAACAAAACCTATTGGTTAGGCGCTCAAAATTATTTGAGATTATTTCCCGGAGCTCCGAGAAATTTCAACCTTACCATAACTTATAAATTTTAA
- a CDS encoding DUF3526 domain-containing protein gives MKSLHTEILIAKHLKNSVFKNTAVFIIMLFIGLILLYAVLSGWKNYTSQNKTSEKHQHESREDWLKNPDKNPHRMAHYGNFAFRKSTPLSVFEFGMEPFFGNAIFLEAHKQNTANFSEAGFSSSMLRFGEISIAMVLQILMPLLIFFLGFNAVAAERENGTLKLLLSQGISWKQLLMGKILGIVSVIMMLFIPTILILVFIWLLLQNFTISADETIKMFLFILFHFIYLIFFCAIAVLISASGKTPKKALISLIGIWLVFTIILPRTTQAIGAYIYEAPSKIQFQSNIEKDILKQGDSHNPNDLHYKAIKDSLLSTYKVDSVQKLPFNYSGFIMTEGEKISSKIYNEHLEKLLTVYEKQNSFSKAVSFIDPYIAIKNLSMGLSNTDYDSYIDFQKKAEAYRYNMAQKMNALQVKYISNIKPGPNDKPLTIGKEHWADIAEFHYEPKGITDVLKSEIISVISIILWIIMLFVFIRIAAKNLKAI, from the coding sequence ATGAAATCATTACACACAGAAATTTTAATTGCCAAACATTTAAAGAACTCTGTTTTTAAGAATACGGCTGTCTTTATTATTATGCTTTTTATTGGCCTTATCCTACTGTATGCTGTTTTATCGGGTTGGAAAAATTACACCAGCCAAAACAAAACCAGCGAAAAACACCAGCACGAATCCCGCGAAGACTGGCTGAAAAATCCGGATAAAAACCCACACCGAATGGCACACTACGGAAACTTTGCTTTTAGAAAAAGTACGCCCTTAAGTGTCTTTGAATTTGGAATGGAACCTTTTTTCGGAAATGCTATCTTTCTGGAAGCGCACAAACAAAACACTGCCAATTTCTCTGAAGCCGGATTCTCCAGCAGTATGCTCAGATTTGGAGAAATCAGTATTGCAATGGTTTTACAAATTCTAATGCCATTACTGATCTTTTTCTTAGGATTTAATGCGGTCGCAGCTGAAAGAGAAAACGGCACTTTAAAACTCCTTTTAAGTCAGGGAATCAGTTGGAAACAGCTTTTAATGGGCAAAATTTTAGGTATTGTAAGTGTTATTATGATGCTTTTTATTCCGACCATTCTGATACTTGTTTTCATTTGGTTACTGCTTCAAAACTTTACAATTTCGGCAGATGAAACGATCAAAATGTTCTTGTTTATTCTCTTTCATTTTATCTATCTGATCTTCTTTTGCGCCATTGCTGTTCTGATTTCGGCTTCTGGCAAAACACCCAAGAAAGCGTTGATTTCGCTAATCGGAATTTGGTTAGTTTTTACTATTATTTTGCCAAGAACGACTCAGGCAATTGGGGCTTATATTTATGAAGCACCCTCTAAAATTCAATTTCAGAGTAATATCGAAAAAGATATTCTCAAACAAGGAGACAGCCATAACCCAAACGATTTACATTATAAAGCGATCAAAGATTCACTTTTGAGCACTTATAAAGTCGATTCGGTACAGAAACTTCCTTTTAATTATTCGGGTTTTATAATGACCGAAGGCGAGAAAATAAGTTCTAAAATATACAATGAACATTTAGAAAAATTACTTACGGTTTACGAAAAGCAAAACAGTTTTTCTAAAGCAGTTTCTTTTATAGATCCATATATCGCCATCAAGAATTTATCAATGGGGTTATCCAACACTGATTATGATTCGTATATCGATTTCCAGAAAAAAGCCGAAGCATATCGCTATAATATGGCACAGAAAATGAATGCCCTGCAGGTAAAATACATCAGTAATATAAAACCGGGACCAAACGATAAACCGCTCACAATTGGCAAAGAACATTGGGCTGATATAGCCGAATTTCATTATGAACCAAAAGGAATTACAGACGTTTTAAAATCTGAAATCATTTCTGTTATTTCCATTATTCTCTGGATTATTATGCTTTTTGTTTTCATTCGAATTGCAGCCAAAAACCTTAAAGCCATATAA